The following DNA comes from Rhodopirellula bahusiensis.
TCTGGCTGCTTGAGGATCTGGTGAAAATGAGGTCATCAAGCGGCACAAAATCGTTCCGGAGGCACTAGGTGAGCGATCACGCCGGTCCCAGTCTATCAAGCCGAGACTTCATCGAGTCGAAGACCGACTGTTCACAATGGCTTGAAGGAGGTCTCTGCTCGCTCAGTCATTCCGATGGGAGTGAAACGAGTTGCAGTTGACTCTTGCTGAATCATGTAATAACGTAAGTTACATGAAACGAGATAGCAAGCTTTCCGGTGTGTTGCACATCCTGCTGCACATGGCGGAATTGGATGAGCCGGTGACGTCGGATGATCTGTCGAAGATCATGGACACGAACCCGGTCGTTGTGCGTCGTCTGATGGCTGGGCTGCGCAAGCAGGACTACGTGCGGTCGGAAAAGGGACATGGTGGCGGTTGGACGTTGGCGTGTGACCTCGAGGAAGTCACGTTGCTGGACATCTATCAGGCGGTCGGCAGTCCGTCGTTGCTCGCGATCGGCAATCGCACGGAGGCACCAGGATGCTTGGTCGAGCAATCCGTGAACGCTGCGCTTGGCAAAACGTTCGACGAAGCAGAACAGTTGCTGCTGCAGAGGCTGGGGGAAGTCACGCTGGCGTCGCTCAGCACCGATTGCCACGAACGACTGCAAGCCCGAGGGATCTCGCTCAAGGCAAAAAGGAATTCACATGGCGTCTGATCAAGACTTTTTGAAGGCTGCCTTTCACGATCCGCAGGCGGTTGCCAACTACGCGGATTCGCCTCGGATGGCCTTTCCCGGTTTCGTCGACATGCAGCGGATGGCAACGTTGTTGCTGGCCGAACGCGTGAACACCAATGGGCGTGTTCTGGTTGTTGGAGCGGGCGGGGGACTGGAGCTCAAGGTCTTTGCCGAAGCCCAGCCGACATGGACGTTTGATGGGGTCGATCCATCGCCCGCCATGCTGCAGCTCGCCAAGCAAACGCTGGGGCCTCTCGTCTCGCGAGTCTCACTTCATGAAGGCAAGGTCGACGTCGCGCCAGACGGACCATTCGATGCAGCGACCTGCATCTTGACCATGCATTTCGCGGACCTCGATGAACGAAGGCAGATGTTGTCCGCCGTTCGCCGGCGGCTCCAGCCAAATGCTCCCTTCATTGCGGTTCACTTGAGTTTTCCGCAAACCAATGGGGCACGATCCCAGTGGTTGTCGCGATACGCCGCCTACGTCACCAGCTCCGGTGTAGATCCAGAGAAAGCATCGCAAGCTCGCGAGGCAATCGACTCTCATCTCACCATTCTTGACCCCGAGCATGACGAAACGCTGTTACGTGAATCGGGATTTTCCGACGTCAGTTTGTTCTATGCCGGATTCGCTTTTCGAGGTTGGGTTTCCTATGCATAGCAAAACGAGAATCACCATGAATCGACGAGACGCAACGACTGCCGTTTTCGCGGCTGCGAGATGTGAGCCGCTTGGCGTTGTCCAGCTAGACAGCCTTGGGGTCGAAGTCGGCTAGGTTTGGCGAATCGGTTTTCACGCCTCCCGCCGGAACATCGATTGTGGCACTCCAGACGATTCCGTTGAGGATCAGGCGGCGCAGGTCTTCGTCACGCCAGTTCTTGTAGTAGTGTGGCATCACGACGCCGAATCCGCGGCCGGTGTCTTCTCTTTCGATGCACCATGCGACTGTTTCTCGCTCGGGAGCTTCCGGTGGCAACATCGATGTCGCCAGAACGGTTGCTTTTGGGGCAACTTGATTTCCATCCGCACCGAAGTAGTTGTTGAAGTAGGGCTCGTCACGAAGGGTGAATTCTTTCCAGCCTCGCGTGACCGGATGGTCGGTCTCCGCGGGAGTGATGGTTGCTTTGGGGAAGACTCTGGCGAACGATTCGTGGTGCGGGCAAGAACGGTTGGCGAAGTAACCGCCCATCCATCGCAACAGCGGGTGGTCGCCGTCGGGCGTGACGTCATCGCCCAGCAAGCCCGTCGCATAATGAATGCATGCGATGCCCACGCCTCGCTGCATCATTTCATCCAGGTCGGCAAGGTTCTGCTGCGGGTTGGGGAGACGGTTGGGCGGGAACAGATCGCCGATGAAAACCACCGTTGATGCGGCGTCGCGAAGAGATTTTTCGGGCCAGCCTTCGACCACGTCCGCCTGGATTCCCGACAGATTTTCGATCTGTTCGAGGGCGTGTTTCATCAGCCGGCCACCGGCGGCGACCTCGTGCGTGCCCGGCGGATGGCGGCTGGGGCCGACGATGATCAGGACTCGCGTGGAACCATCAGCCGACTCATCGGACCATCCATGAGTTGGCGATACCGCAGCACTGGCGGCCACGAGTCCGGATGTCGTTTGGATGAATTTTCTGCGTGATGCATGGGGCGATTCGCTTGCCGAGCGGTTGGGTTGGTTCGTCATTTCGAAGGTTGCTCCAAGTGATGCGATCTGAGTCGACGCTGCAAGTTCTTTGATGGTAAGTGATCGAGCATGGCGATGTTCACCTGTGTGCGCTCCCGACGGCCTCGTTCACATGATTGAAGCCATCCTGTTTGAGTAACTCCGCCAAACCGGTGCAAATACGTTTCACGATACCGGGGCCTTGGTAGATCATGGAGGTGTAAACCTGAACCAGCGAAGCACCGAGACGGATTTTGTCGTACGCGTCTTGCGGGGTGAAGACACCTCCGGCACCGATGACAATGTATCGATCGCGATCCATCCGGCGGTACAATTCCGAAATGCAATCGTTGATCATTGCAGCGACGGGACGGCCCGCCACAGCACCAGGCTTGTTGATTAGATGTTCTGGGGCGACCGAAAGCGGCGGCTTTTGAGAGGGAAGGTTGAAACAGAAGCCACGCACAAAGTCAAAGCGTTCGCACTGAGTGAGCAAGCGATCCAGATGATCGGGATCCTTGTTGGGTGCAATCTTGAGAAAGACGGGAGATTGGATCTGCAGCGGAGCCAAACGTTCGAGCAAACGTTCCACATTGCCAGGCTCGGCAAAGAAGCTCTTGCCGCCTTGGGCGTTGGGACAACTGAGATTGAACATCAGGTAATCCGCATGAGGATGAAGTCGCCGCGTGCTGAATTCGTAGTCGCTCAGAATCTGCTGGTCGCTGCACGCGGGTGCGTTTGTTCCATCGTTGGTCTTGACGATGTTGACACCAAGCGGGACGCGACCGCGGTGCGATCTCAGTCGTTCGGCAACGATTTCGGCGCCATCGTTGGGCAGTCCGTAGTTCACGACGACGGCGCTGTCCTGAGGTAGCCGAAACAGGCGTGGCTTTGGGTTGCCGCTGGACCTTCCGGCCGATACGGAACCGATCTCAATCAACCCGAATCCCAACGCGTCCAGCATTCGCAAGGCGCGTCCGTTCTTATCCCACCCAGCCGCGAGCCCGATTGGATTGTCGAATCGGAGCCCAGCCACTTCGGTCTTCCAGATTGGATCGTGAGACTCCAGGCACCGTCGTGCGACATTGGTAACCCCGGGCAACACGCTCATCCATCGGCACCCTTCCACTGCCAAGTGATGAGCTGTTTCCGCGTCGAGTGTAAAGAGCAGCGGGCGAATGAGCGTCTTGTAAAAAGTCATCGCTGTCGCTTCGGTTCCAGGATTTTGGTTGTCGTGCCAAGCCTCGCATGATCAATCATCTGGCGTGTGGGATAGGCTTCCAGCCTGTCAATGCATTCCTGACAGGCTGGAAGCCTATCCCACTGTTTGCTCGCGCGATGCCAAGTGAGTTTATCGTGCATCAAGGTACACGCATCTTACGAGTTATTCAGCCAAGTCACTCCGAAGCACGCAGGAGGAGATGAACCGTAGGCGGGACCAAGTGAAGCAACGTCCCGGCAGTCCAGCACCGCGTTCAGCGGATTGGTTGTTCTCAGTCTGACTCTGAAATGGAGTCGCTTGCCCAGGCTTGAGTGACCTTCTCATTCGGGAGCCAAGATTTTGCTGAGTCGATTGCATCGAGTTTCGAGACGGGACCGTGCTCCTTCGAAGCGACATCAGCCACCCAACCCTTTGTGAGGTCAACCGGCAACAGATCGACCGATCCTTTGCGAGGATCAACATTCATTGGCAGTCGAAGTTTGATCATGGCTTCGGTCCATTGGATGACGATGTCGTGGGCAGCCCACGCTCGCCAATCGATGACAGATGTTTCGTCTTTCTCGAAGTGCATTCCTTTGGGCCAGTGCGACTGACCTGGCAACCAAACCCACGCGCGTGGAGATCCGTTCCGGCGAGCTTCACGAAAATGTTCACGTATGTCGGCCGGCTTCCCGTCGTTCGCGCCCATCAGGTACCCATGTCCCCGAACAAAACATTCTACCGGCCGT
Coding sequences within:
- a CDS encoding ThuA domain-containing protein, translated to MTNQPNRSASESPHASRRKFIQTTSGLVAASAAVSPTHGWSDESADGSTRVLIIVGPSRHPPGTHEVAAGGRLMKHALEQIENLSGIQADVVEGWPEKSLRDAASTVVFIGDLFPPNRLPNPQQNLADLDEMMQRGVGIACIHYATGLLGDDVTPDGDHPLLRWMGGYFANRSCPHHESFARVFPKATITPAETDHPVTRGWKEFTLRDEPYFNNYFGADGNQVAPKATVLATSMLPPEAPERETVAWCIEREDTGRGFGVVMPHYYKNWRDEDLRRLILNGIVWSATIDVPAGGVKTDSPNLADFDPKAV
- a CDS encoding class I SAM-dependent methyltransferase, which codes for MASDQDFLKAAFHDPQAVANYADSPRMAFPGFVDMQRMATLLLAERVNTNGRVLVVGAGGGLELKVFAEAQPTWTFDGVDPSPAMLQLAKQTLGPLVSRVSLHEGKVDVAPDGPFDAATCILTMHFADLDERRQMLSAVRRRLQPNAPFIAVHLSFPQTNGARSQWLSRYAAYVTSSGVDPEKASQAREAIDSHLTILDPEHDETLLRESGFSDVSLFYAGFAFRGWVSYA
- a CDS encoding Rrf2 family transcriptional regulator: MKRDSKLSGVLHILLHMAELDEPVTSDDLSKIMDTNPVVVRRLMAGLRKQDYVRSEKGHGGGWTLACDLEEVTLLDIYQAVGSPSLLAIGNRTEAPGCLVEQSVNAALGKTFDEAEQLLLQRLGEVTLASLSTDCHERLQARGISLKAKRNSHGV
- a CDS encoding quinone-dependent dihydroorotate dehydrogenase, which codes for MTFYKTLIRPLLFTLDAETAHHLAVEGCRWMSVLPGVTNVARRCLESHDPIWKTEVAGLRFDNPIGLAAGWDKNGRALRMLDALGFGLIEIGSVSAGRSSGNPKPRLFRLPQDSAVVVNYGLPNDGAEIVAERLRSHRGRVPLGVNIVKTNDGTNAPACSDQQILSDYEFSTRRLHPHADYLMFNLSCPNAQGGKSFFAEPGNVERLLERLAPLQIQSPVFLKIAPNKDPDHLDRLLTQCERFDFVRGFCFNLPSQKPPLSVAPEHLINKPGAVAGRPVAAMINDCISELYRRMDRDRYIVIGAGGVFTPQDAYDKIRLGASLVQVYTSMIYQGPGIVKRICTGLAELLKQDGFNHVNEAVGSAHR